A DNA window from Paenibacillus andongensis contains the following coding sequences:
- a CDS encoding VanZ family protein: protein MNLTKLLNRLVMPGLFALYMLTLFRVILFKYGSIDIDFLWSRLQKNLEKPEYSMHRMQYGNFIPLKTIFDTVLSPSSHEVINLVGNIVAFMPFGIFLLLLSKSKTISLIGVFIQSLGMSLLLECLQVFFSIGNFDVDDLILNTSGGLLGYCVFRLYSSRLKS from the coding sequence ATGAATCTAACGAAACTATTGAATCGACTTGTAATGCCAGGACTGTTTGCCTTGTACATGCTTACCTTATTTAGGGTCATTTTATTTAAGTACGGCTCGATTGATATAGACTTTCTTTGGTCTCGACTGCAGAAAAATCTGGAAAAGCCTGAGTATAGTATGCACCGAATGCAGTATGGTAATTTTATTCCGCTTAAAACAATTTTCGATACCGTTCTAAGTCCGTCAAGTCATGAAGTAATCAATTTGGTCGGAAATATCGTGGCATTCATGCCCTTTGGAATTTTCCTCTTATTATTGTCTAAAAGCAAAACGATTTCGCTTATTGGAGTATTTATCCAATCACTGGGAATGAGCTTACTCTTGGAATGCTTGCAGGTCTTTTTTTCCATTGGAAATTTTGATGTTGATGATCTGATCCTGAATACTTCTGGAGGCCTACTGGGGTACTGTGTTTTTAGATTGTATAGCTCTCGTCTTAAGTCATAA